A single genomic interval of Xyrauchen texanus isolate HMW12.3.18 chromosome 8, RBS_HiC_50CHRs, whole genome shotgun sequence harbors:
- the LOC127647644 gene encoding nuclear receptor subfamily 5 group A member 2-like — MNIPNYPQSTDLHPAYYTQDLLLQEKPSTSQELKPSPDGRANQEEGCPVCGDRVSGFHYGLLTCESCKGFFKRSVQNNKCYTCAERQRCPMDPAQRKRCPYCRFQKCLAVGMKREAVCADRTRGGRNKFGPLYRRDRQQKQQRGTSHHQANTAPYRIKIEAPQASLPAMSHDFHVPNPSPAPPGGAHYHPPQPFSPNMSQLEFLMLIDCTMPRGQTLPDPSLPFHTLYYPGFHGHPHEKKEILLNYSPASVMSPSPISPVLSTPTPTSTATLTSTSTPRSTPTPTQSLTLTSTSTASPSLCFLSQLLQAEPDEKQFCMRVLASLQREQACRGKHDRLNTFSIMCKMADQTLFGLVEWAHNSTVFKELKVEDQMMLLQSCWSELLVLDHLCRQVAYGKDGSIHLITGQQIEVSTIVSQAGVMLRSLVSRAQDLVSKLRSLQLDREEFVCLKNLVLFNPDVKSVQDRRQVEQTQERVNRAMMDHTMKTLPGHSDKFGQLLLRLPEVRSISLQVEDF, encoded by the exons ATGAACATCCCAAACTATCCCCAGTCCACAGACCTCCACCCCGCCTATTACACACAGGATCTTCTTTTACAAGAAAAACCATCCACAT CTCAGGAGTTAAAGCCAAGTCCAGACGGTCGTGCAAATCAAGAGGAGGGCTGTCCTGTATGTGGTGACAGGGTGTCAGGATTTCACTATGGCCTGCTCACCTGTGAGAGCTGTAAG GGCTTTTTTAAGCGCTCCGTGCAGAACAACAAATGCTACACGTGTGCGGAGAGACAGAGATGTCCCATGGACCCGGCCCAGAGGAAGCGATGCCCTTACTGTCGCTTTCAAAAATGTCTTGCTGTGGGCATGAAGAGAGAGG CTGTATGTGCAGACAGAACGAGAGGTGGACGAAACAAGTTTGGACCTCTATATCGGCGAGACAGGCAACAGAAACAGCAAAGAGGCACCTCTCATCACCAAGCGAACACTGCCCCCTACAGGATCAAAATTGAGGCACCACAAGCATCGTTACCTGCAATGTCTCATGATTTTCATGTCCCCAACCCATCCCCTGCTCCTCCTGGAGGTGCCCATTACCACCCACCTCAgcccttttctcccaatatgAGCCAATTAGAGTTCCTCATGCTGATAGACTGCACCATGCCCAGAGGCCAGACACTGCCTGATCCATCTCTTCCTTTTCACACACTGTACTATCCAGGCTTCCACGGACACCCTCATGAAAAAAAAGAGATCCTGCTTAACTACAGCCCTGCTTCTGTAATGTCCCCTTCTCCGATCTCGCCTGTTCTTTCCACACCTACACCAACATCCACCGCTACACTGACATCAACCTCGACTCCAAGGTCAACACCAACTCCAACACAGAGCTTGACGCTCACCTCAACTTCGACCGCATCCCCAAGTTTATGTTTCCTGAGCCAGCTCCTGCAAGCCGAGCCAGATGAGAAGCAGTTCTGCATGCGGGTGTTAGCAAGCCTCCAAAGAGAACAGGCCTGCAGAGGAAAACACGATCGCCTCAACACCTTCAGCATCATGTGCAAAATGGCTGACCAGACCTTGTTTGGATTAGTGGAGTGGGCCCACAACAGCACTGTGTTTAAGGAACTTAAG GTGGAGGATCAAATGATGCTTCTGCAGAGCTGCTGGAGTGAACTACTTGTCCTGGATCACCTTTGCAGGCAGGTGGCATATGGGAAAGATGGGAGCATCCATCTGATTACTGGACAACAG ATTGAGGTATCAACCATTGTCAGTCAGGCTGGAGTAATGCTCAGAAGTTTGGTGTCCAGAGCCCAGGACCTTGTATCCAAGCTGAGGTCACTTCAGTTGGACAGAGAGGAGTTTGTGTGTCTCAAAAATCTGGTTCTCTTCAACCCAG ATGTAAAATCAGTGCAGGATCGTAGACAGGTAGAACAGACTCAAGAGCGTGTAAACAGAGCTATGATGGACCACACTATGAAGACTCTCCCAGGTCACTCGGACAAGTTTGGGCAGCTGCTGCTCCGTCTGCCTGAGGTGCGCAGCATCAGTCTACAGGTGGAGGACTTCTGA